The Streptomyces pratensis genomic interval CGCAGCCGCATCTGCGCGCTGGTCGATGCCAGTCGGTTGTACTCGCACAGCGCATCCGGGATAGTCGTCAGCAGGGCCCGGAGCAGCACCGTTTTCGGGATGTCGGCACTGATCAGCACGATCAGACCGTCCCCGCGGTCCTCTCTGTACTGCATATTCCGCTCGACACCCGCCGCAGCCAGAGTGTCCTCCACGACGTTGTGCAGTTCCCGGCGCAGGCAGGCCTGCACCACATTGTCCCGTCGGCTGAAGTCCTCGATGTCCAGCAGCAAAATTGTGCGGTTGACGGGTTCCGTCAGGGCCAGGGTCATGGGTGCCTCTCGGACGGTCGGGCTCGGTCCGAAGCACTATCTCGTGGGGGTCTGACAAAGGAGTAGGAACACCTGCACACAGCGTCTGTAACCGATGGCACACAACGCGCCAGGACCGCACGGACGTCAGCTATTCGCCGCCCGCTATCCGGCGTAGCTGGTCCGGACGGACGATGACGAGCCCCCTGCGGCTGGTCCGGACAACGTCGCGTTCCCTCAGTTCCTTCAGAAGCCTGGCCACCGCCTCACGAGAGGATCCGACCGCGCCTGCCAGTTCGTGCTGGCTGAGGCCGCTGGTCAAACGCACCCCCTCGCCGTCCTGCACTCCGTGTGTGCGCGCCAGTTCGAGGAGCAGGAGCGACAACCGCTCGCGGACTCCGAGTGCGCCTTGCTCCACGCGTCGCCGGTCGCTGGCCTGTGTCCGGTCTCCGACAAGGCTGAGCAGTTGGAGGGATGAGGCCGGAAATTCCGCGAGATGGCCCAG includes:
- a CDS encoding Crp/Fnr family transcriptional regulator translates to MAPSRTGRLEDQVPFLARLEHPERVALLELGQPMKYGPRSALVQQNEPSTHVVVILVGWTKVTRSTANGYEALLALRGPGDIVGEASAVSGRPRSATVTALGKVEAVTIERGRFLGHLAEFPASSLQLLSLVGDRTQASDRRRVEQGALGVRERLSLLLLELARTHGVQDGEGVRLTSGLSQHELAGAVGSSREAVARLLKELRERDVVRTSRRGLVIVRPDQLRRIAGGE